The genomic DNA atttagttttttagatTTCAattggttttttatttatacctatatatatacacttttaagttgattttttttttgtttgatgcCTATGAATTTTGTTGTATGCTTAAACGACAAATTTTAAcacataaaaaacaataattatgtttattaaaaaaataataagtaacatcatttgtttcttttctttaataaatgTTTTGTCGTTTTCtcgaaaaaatcaaatttaaccGAGAGTGTATTCTATTTGTTTTGATACTATGATTTGGGATACATTCTGATTTGGGATACATtcgtttgaaaaaaaataattattttataagtaaaacaacaaattataattttataaaattaaactaaaacgacaaataattatattatatatagaatataaattacaaatatatattctttgttaaataaattaacaccACCCTCTTCATAGCTTTTGTCAAATTCAAGTAAATAATCAACCgtctcttaaaaaatatttcacttcaaattatgttagtgtattaaaaataatttattaataataaaattgaaaagtttCTTAAGAGTTTTGTGATACTATATTAGAAATATttgtaaagttaaaaaatatgtgaattgtCAATTGATTCATGTTTaatttctcataaaataaaatattaattgttagaGAAAATGTGAATTGTCAATGAgccataattatatttttataaaaaatattatttgtttattgttaaagaaaatattagagGTTGATCGAGTCACATTTAGTTTTATAAAGTATTAgttacaatttaaataaaagtattaatatgaATTGTTTATGAAGTAATTAATAGGATAAACTGACACGAAACGATAATATTCAAGCAGTTAGCCTAGTTAaaaatgatttgtttttatCGTTTATGAACTAccataaaatttgttaaaatttatatatttttcaagatTGATGTAcaataaatatagtaataattgatttccaaatcatattacaacaatttaagtttatatataattaattcacaaataaatgaattactgaacacaaatataaacaataaaaaattgacGTAGtgattcaaattaattaattattattaaaaaatacaaatttattcaaattgttataatttatttatttattcattctttaCCATAAGTATAActttcttaaatattataatattaatattaattgaataaataaataaatgtccATAAGTACATCAATCTACACAGATTACAAACATGATTATAAGAATctaatgaaatttttattattattaataacttatgataatgaataaaagaaaagttCCCATAAAAACAATCcaaagttattattaaaaaaatatactttttctttttatggATAAAAATCTtcacatttttctttttatggATAAAAATCTTAACGCATTGCTGTCaagtatttaatttaatttgagaaaGATTAATAAAGCCAGATTTTGAGCactatatatttctctttcatttcACATCTGAAATCCTATCTCTTGCTTCTCTTCTGCTTGTCTAAATTGTCTTGCAAAAGTTATTCATCAAGTCTCCAGGCTTCCATTTCTCCGGCTAGGCAAGTATATCTACTATCAtctttacatatatatatatatatatatatatatatatatatatatatatatatatatatatatatatatatatatatatatatatatatatggaagatttggttaattgttttaaattgtaaaaaatgatAGAAACCTTAAGCTTGTATAGAAAGgtcaaatattttatgatttgtgaaatgttgaaaaaaaaaattgaaacactTAAGGCAACATTAGGGTTCAAGATATATAAAATCAAGAccttaaacttttaaaaatattatcataaaaatcaacaaaattcattattgaatacttttaattttttttagatatatattttcttttagatAAACTTTTAATTAACTCATCcttcatatattttgattatattttaatggtttgattttttctttttaccGTTCAAATGATTTTCACATTACATTTAATagtgtattaattttaaaaaatttataaatatttcatttgaattttcTTTGGAAAGAAATTTGATAATccatttttgataaattttgttatagaagGTTGTaactctaattaatttattttttttactagtttcatgtataaatgaaagagaaattatattttaatatatttataaaagaatttagaataattaatttaatttgtttggatGGTTGGATGAAATTTGCAGATGGAAAGGAACGGAAGGATCTCTTCTAACGATGGTATTGGTAATGGGTACCTTGAGAATTTGGAGTTGAATTACATAGCATCGTTAGAATCATTTGATCATCATGTGCCTTTGAGCTTGATTAACGGGCAACATTCAGTAGGTTTATCTGCAGGACATCATCATGACCAAGACGATATTAATGGAAATCTGCAACCTCATCCTCTTCAGCCGCCGCAGCAGCAGAGGAATTACTTGGTGATGGGTGGTGCCATGCCCGTCCACCATTTCATGACTCCTATGCAGTTCAGacttcatcaagaaatgcattctCACTTGGCTTGGCAGCAGACACAGCTGAATTATGAGCTACAACTCATGAACAGTTATAGACCTTCAACCGACGCTACTATGGGTCTGGATATTATTAACAGCCAATCCAGGCCCATCCAGAGTAGTGctcctgctgctgctgctactAGACCGTCGTCATCAAGGCGTGACATCCGCACTAATACTTCAAATGTTCCCATCTATCAACATAGATCAATCACAACtggtagaagaagaagaaggaacctggtattctttcttatttaattaatcttttacTAATATCATCATTCAGTATAgaattttccattttattaattctttaatcTTCGTTAGACTCGAGGAATTATCAATTTAATCAACACACAATCTGAggtgagtttttttatttatattttttataaatataaatatacagcATAACATAACTTGTTCTTTTATGTATGATCAAAAGCTTGTAACCTCCATCCTTCAATCAAGTGACCGAGCTGCTGTTATCCTCACGAGTCATCGTCCACTCGTAAACATAATGCCTAAtgaggtaataataataatatttagatgAAGTTTCAATTCTTttctgttatttattttaattaa from Impatiens glandulifera chromosome 9, dImpGla2.1, whole genome shotgun sequence includes the following:
- the LOC124915972 gene encoding E3 ubiquitin-protein ligase RNF6-like, with protein sequence MERNGRISSNDGIGNGYLENLELNYIASLESFDHHVPLSLINGQHSVGLSAGHHHDQDDINGNLQPHPLQPPQQQRNYLVMGGAMPVHHFMTPMQFRLHQEMHSHLAWQQTQLNYELQLMNSYRPSTDATMGLDIINSQSRPIQSSAPAAAATRPSSSRRDIRTNTSNVPIYQHRSITTGRRRRRNLLVTSILQSSDRAAVILTSHRPLVNIMPNETIYEVEVDHEAGLSEEEIMMSVERFKSEHDGEACCICLEDYIHGEDICKLRCNHIYHFDCIKRWLMQKNFCPMCKAPAMYFDDIQPSHQTARPQQAAP